The following proteins are co-located in the Dromiciops gliroides isolate mDroGli1 chromosome 2, mDroGli1.pri, whole genome shotgun sequence genome:
- the GJD2 gene encoding gap junction delta-2 protein has product MGEWTILERLLEAAVQQHSTMIGRILLTVVVIFRILIVAIVGETVYDDEQTMFVCNTLQPGCNQACYDRAFPISHIRYWVFQIIMVCTPSLCFITYSVHQSAKQRERRYSTVFLALDRDPPESIGGPGGAGGGGSGGGKREDNKKLQNAIVNGVLQNTENTSKENEPDCLEVKELAPHPSGLRTAARSKLRRQEGISRFYIIQVVFRNALEIGFLVGQYFLYGFSVPGLYECDRYPCIKEVECYVSRPTEKTVFLVFMFAVSGICVVLNLAELNHLGWRKIKLAVRGAQAKRKSVYEIRNKDLPRVSVPNFGRTQSSDSAYV; this is encoded by the exons ATGGGGGAATGGACCATCTTAGAGAGGCTGCTGGAAGCCGCCGTACAACAACATTCCACTATGATTGGAAG GATCCTGCTGACAGTGGTGGTGATCTTCCGGATCCTCATCGTGGCCATTGTGGGTGAGACAGTGTATGATGATGAACAGACCATGTTTGTGTGCAATACCCTGCAGCCAGGCTGTAACCAAGCCTGCTATGACCGAGCCTTCCCCATTTCTCATATCCGTTACTGGGTCTTCCAGATCATCATGGTGTGTACCCCTAGCCTCTGCTTCATCACCTACTCAGTGCACCAGTCTGCCAAGCAGAGGGAACGCCGTTACTCTACTGTCTTCCTCGCCCTGGACAGGGATCCCCCTGAGTCTATTGGGGGTCCTggaggagctgggggtgggggtagtggTGGGGGCAAGCGGGAAGACAATAAGAAGCTTCAAAATGCCATTGTAAATGGAGTACTACAGAATACAGAGAATACTAGCAAGGAGAATGAGCCAGACTGTCTAGAGGTTAAGGAGCTGGCTCCACACCCATCAGGGCTGCGCACAGCAGCCCGATCCAAGCTCCGTCGGCAAGAGGGCATCTCCCGCTTCTACATTATCCAGGTGGTTTTCCGTAATGCCCTAGAAATTGGCTTCCTGGTAGGCCAATACTTCCTTTATGGCTTCAGTGTCCCTGGACTGTATGAGTGTGACCGCTACCCCTGTATCAAGGAGGTAGAATGCTATGTTTCCCGGCCCACAGAGAAGACTGTCTTCCTTGTGTTCATGTTTGCTGTGAGTGGCATCTGTGTTGTCCTCAATCTGGCTGAACTCAACCACCTGGGCTGGCGCAAGATTAAGCTGGCTGTGCGTGGTGCACAGGCCAAGAGGAAGTCAGTCTATGAAATCCGCAACAAGGACCTGCCTCGGGTCAGTGTTCCCAATTTTGGCAGGACTCAGTCAAGTGACTCTGCCTATGTGTGA